Proteins encoded together in one Elusimicrobiota bacterium window:
- a CDS encoding glycosyltransferase — protein sequence MNPDAQKNISDTIGVLGSRKDVSFFGLEGTDRIIDLERFRSFSDQKSVRLVADSLLSENKISGPIHAALTGPGKMPDFLGIESIPLYEKNIDSYRESMPRLTEIRAVVDRFSENIALQKGKTYGKELRGFDQIVSSYREGGRFGDYLKALVSFSLKKSDPAIFDFLRVLDMETSLNISEIERERAILLNQLTSTLLPEQLRALETACVEVRLGRISSADFYRFLANVCFKAGVPLSKFPYMDHYVRYVLLADGISTDDLYRAVAQAEKDVYAQLASTKEEHTLYRQDRFIHLTSKLVEFSLTPEEWEEYQIVKGEHLLSGFPLQELITFENFYRFADARNETMVTNLLSSIGSHPVTLSHVPQIPVLITGGFHSEGISKRLTQAGFAVANFVPRIEKIDTPEGASSLSVFSQGKTPLSHLFAGEKLFLAPNPVEETITELEAPAKIVAAGILSGFPVREGFSRLAGPKVYKKVTDIVQDLARGGAILRIQFSRGWEYVVQVKPLPDNGMTFLAESKKRALNPVELFREQLFVLPAVSATILAFLIMGVHSPWAIPVAFATGFGGLWGTRKFFLDRHPDSLALKYGVSLSEYKGIVEKGYWLFGLGTVVAVLLSLGSGSSIDAVRLIELLFYQGVLSGMGSHALFNLLSPVPAMGVSMAVEGTIERLSVYVGEWRHSVIRDPQQKVSAHVEVSASPQEDQRIVIELPAAQAAVALPARAEKPWIWNILSLSPVQREGGFRGVEIALLAKDQKTITLDLAHTLMLNVVSLRMALYYGHNIGEEEKKFVDYVKNLPSKEFASIEKLMSSPFEEVIIPRIRSQVDVQGKLQQVEILKTTFDGRNHYRLGIDIPDTCHATLTPEGNLLVEGIQSVEIRLRIDSDVEPLIPMPFHKIFSAKALRVMNRDPFFRESAVRFAALVYENKLLAGSWMYPSYFGRDTLVAARLMWPALTTEAKKVVIQSVLNHLGKFAIEGVPLMDGWVAVSDERQGELLFHETVVEFNHLADRGNSKSAADLLSRVLSGPRQAFEYHVLDGNALFTGLLAKFLREMGPTERQRFLSIQNERGESNLDSILAHAHLLLNLTQPYVKAFQSFRDLHPGHSLEELKLLPGFHSLARNLIRLQPDAKGQESIGNWRDSPPALGWGKYPADINAFLIPRALAALDEVFDFLGRNNPHVRDRLEEKNWPSIRAALTERAILGSARDAWATAHEHFQVHLSKEDVRQRLSRYLAWGGHSFEDRRRLGRRLLAPGISVQDFVGGDGDPSWLKNGFSFTAIALDDRVRPVPIVNSDEVFSLVDQNLSISDTRRLLQFWTRPYPIGLGTEAGPLISHPVLTDDEHLWRSLDQRSYHGSVVWGWVTASLGLGWARQLKVAEKASDREKILQMFGDFLSLRNVLGPLALSEVWTWALQEDGAMLPVDLIHGSEGSRAGQPAVPIQLWSASAFPLDPLVREAMGILQRKTRTLRTDPEKDGVWQRLNKRVRLPSRLIEKWQLLKEDARLFRGDRRTRIPRYLKLLEDISARGPPGGIRVAFLHYTAPPRVSGVDIVMTEQARWLARMGIHVRVVAGNRSNEFDSVPRLDFVPLEGLAKMEEGEIAQHLERVFAQEDIVVLHNVMSVPNNIALTSSLHRYMARHPEKHFIIFVHNAMEREEPHYPYSLMNPTLDWPQVTYVTVSKAYREVISQSYPRAPPFQVINPALWPYNPDTLSSEAASDFSQQGLFNQDVVMVLPTRVDWNKDIPKALQITEAVARRRLKTKLILMIPGVSSFAELVKETRANRGVAAADWLENSLRHVVERHVVFLDATKIEGFREHRQYVVDVVALSDVLLMPSRMESFGMPAIEAAAVRTVVAATSLDPHLETLGKGGSPLFSIEESPKVIADRILVYLERHSPRDLGTLQRKVIERFEWDRVMADQFVPVLESAVQSLPRMGTAINFFQTGDVVRAYEQVDHAFHALAKAPHAWQSIVGEKGMKEIGGIIERYRSRDLIGETPELARLRRLFIEPALALLAQRFSSEEDKIAGWLEEINRVIGAVDLLVGDSRHTIALNTLGNFQREAGRLQDSRVAYEESRRIDPVNQDALSGLGILDSHSRETKNGNGGGVNYNRAGGMMFWLRDLWNRSLPESWRMTELQWHQYAFLTEGVLSLLFGGIVSVVWALSTGELAPISSLFEYSVLAGFAGGHLLDLLGPHRERALPNVRTAFFIVVVSVIPWLGGFSIQSALVFFFVTHAVVNTIHRIFFPRALIFFESLSEPVNQDPILTPGSAGVLYSVAVAAHDRREFVEMDAVRNFNEWMPRPVSLDIESIDSRGIRALREVGGGIHLSRGKEEMKNALATLFSEGDIPPPDIASALRIIGAVGSGQRLVEGKSHSTPVFLRVLAGPDLPNLNRLLEAQAEATALAVKQGVSTPQLLLSAGDEEAQGVLVRLGVLPQGVSVLPSSRGTSGTVSAPLLDNGFRMWEKNFLGGKGPLFLVVGLPLGYPIAGMGGLEENSIVKNALETLFRLLEELRPTPEDFSLWLEMAVLVARQA from the coding sequence ATGAATCCGGATGCCCAAAAAAACATTTCCGACACTATTGGGGTTCTTGGATCACGAAAAGATGTTAGTTTCTTTGGGTTGGAAGGAACGGACAGAATTATCGACCTCGAACGTTTTCGTTCTTTTTCAGATCAAAAAAGTGTTCGTCTTGTTGCCGACTCCCTCCTGAGTGAAAATAAAATTTCTGGACCTATTCACGCCGCTTTAACGGGGCCGGGAAAGATGCCCGATTTCCTAGGGATTGAAAGCATTCCTCTTTATGAAAAGAACATTGACTCTTACCGGGAATCCATGCCTCGTTTAACAGAAATCCGTGCAGTGGTTGATCGTTTCAGTGAAAATATTGCTTTGCAAAAGGGAAAAACTTATGGAAAGGAACTGAGAGGCTTTGACCAAATCGTTTCATCCTATAGAGAAGGAGGTCGGTTCGGAGATTACTTGAAAGCGCTTGTCTCTTTTAGTTTAAAAAAATCAGACCCAGCCATCTTTGATTTTTTACGGGTTTTAGATATGGAAACAAGTTTAAATATTTCTGAAATAGAAAGGGAACGGGCGATTCTTTTAAATCAATTAACCTCTACTCTTCTCCCAGAACAATTACGCGCATTAGAGACAGCTTGTGTTGAGGTCCGTCTTGGGCGCATCAGTTCCGCGGATTTTTATCGTTTCTTAGCAAACGTTTGTTTCAAGGCTGGGGTCCCCCTCTCTAAGTTTCCATATATGGATCACTATGTCCGTTATGTCCTCCTTGCCGATGGGATTTCAACAGACGATCTCTATAGGGCTGTTGCTCAGGCCGAAAAAGACGTTTACGCGCAATTGGCTTCAACAAAGGAAGAACACACCCTTTACCGGCAGGATAGATTCATTCATTTAACGTCCAAATTAGTTGAATTTAGTCTGACCCCTGAAGAATGGGAAGAATATCAGATTGTCAAAGGCGAACATTTATTGTCTGGTTTCCCCCTCCAGGAATTAATCACTTTTGAAAATTTCTATCGGTTTGCAGACGCCCGAAACGAAACGATGGTGACCAATCTTCTCTCATCGATAGGTTCGCACCCAGTAACGTTGTCTCATGTCCCTCAAATCCCCGTCTTGATCACAGGGGGATTTCATTCAGAAGGAATTTCTAAACGCTTAACCCAGGCTGGTTTTGCAGTAGCAAATTTTGTCCCGCGCATCGAAAAAATTGATACGCCGGAGGGAGCCTCCTCCCTTTCTGTTTTTAGTCAAGGGAAAACCCCATTGAGCCATTTGTTCGCTGGGGAAAAGCTTTTCTTGGCTCCGAACCCGGTGGAAGAAACAATTACAGAACTCGAAGCCCCTGCGAAAATAGTGGCTGCTGGGATCCTGTCCGGGTTCCCTGTTCGGGAAGGATTTTCGCGATTGGCGGGGCCAAAAGTCTATAAAAAAGTGACGGATATCGTTCAGGATTTGGCTCGCGGGGGGGCGATTCTTCGTATACAGTTTTCTCGCGGATGGGAATACGTTGTTCAGGTAAAACCATTGCCCGACAATGGAATGACGTTTTTGGCCGAATCAAAGAAAAGGGCACTTAATCCTGTCGAGTTATTTCGGGAACAGCTGTTTGTTTTACCGGCAGTTTCGGCCACTATATTGGCCTTTTTAATCATGGGAGTTCATTCCCCCTGGGCGATCCCTGTGGCGTTCGCTACGGGTTTTGGTGGTCTCTGGGGGACTCGCAAGTTTTTTCTGGATCGTCATCCAGATTCATTGGCTTTGAAATATGGGGTTTCCCTTTCAGAATACAAGGGAATCGTAGAAAAGGGCTATTGGTTATTCGGTTTGGGAACGGTAGTAGCCGTTCTCCTGTCCTTGGGGAGTGGATCGTCTATTGATGCGGTCCGATTGATCGAACTGCTGTTTTATCAAGGCGTCTTGTCTGGAATGGGTTCCCATGCGTTATTTAATCTTTTGAGTCCCGTCCCAGCCATGGGGGTGTCCATGGCTGTCGAGGGGACCATCGAACGTTTGTCTGTTTACGTTGGTGAGTGGCGGCACTCGGTTATTCGCGATCCTCAACAGAAAGTTTCTGCTCATGTGGAGGTCTCGGCTTCTCCTCAAGAGGATCAACGAATTGTTATCGAACTTCCCGCTGCTCAAGCAGCGGTTGCTCTCCCTGCTCGAGCCGAAAAACCATGGATTTGGAATATCCTTTCCCTTTCCCCCGTTCAAAGAGAAGGTGGGTTTCGTGGTGTGGAAATAGCCCTTCTGGCAAAAGATCAGAAGACAATAACTCTGGATCTAGCCCACACCCTGATGCTCAATGTCGTTTCTCTCCGAATGGCTCTTTATTATGGACACAACATTGGTGAGGAAGAAAAAAAATTCGTGGATTATGTGAAGAATCTCCCGTCAAAGGAATTCGCTTCCATTGAAAAATTGATGTCGTCTCCTTTTGAGGAAGTCATTATTCCTCGGATCCGCAGCCAGGTGGACGTGCAGGGGAAGCTTCAACAAGTCGAAATTCTCAAAACGACCTTTGACGGCCGAAATCATTATCGATTGGGCATTGATATCCCCGACACGTGTCACGCGACCCTGACGCCTGAAGGGAATTTGCTTGTGGAGGGGATTCAATCGGTCGAAATTCGTTTGCGAATAGATTCAGACGTCGAACCTCTGATCCCCATGCCGTTTCATAAAATATTTTCTGCGAAGGCGCTCCGTGTCATGAACAGGGATCCTTTCTTCCGCGAATCAGCCGTCCGGTTTGCCGCACTGGTCTATGAAAATAAACTTTTGGCGGGATCTTGGATGTATCCGTCCTATTTTGGACGGGACACCTTAGTGGCGGCGCGCCTGATGTGGCCAGCGTTAACAACAGAGGCGAAGAAAGTTGTTATTCAGAGCGTCCTGAACCATTTGGGGAAATTTGCCATTGAAGGAGTCCCCTTGATGGATGGGTGGGTGGCGGTCAGCGATGAGCGACAAGGAGAGTTGTTGTTTCATGAAACTGTAGTTGAGTTTAACCATCTTGCGGATCGGGGTAATTCTAAGTCCGCTGCGGATCTTCTTTCTCGCGTCTTGTCTGGCCCTCGCCAAGCATTCGAATACCATGTTTTGGATGGGAATGCCCTCTTTACAGGATTGTTGGCAAAGTTCCTTCGTGAAATGGGGCCAACTGAAAGACAGCGCTTCCTTTCCATCCAAAACGAACGGGGAGAGTCGAATCTTGATTCGATTTTGGCTCATGCTCATCTCCTTCTGAATCTAACACAACCCTACGTTAAGGCATTTCAGTCTTTTCGAGATCTTCACCCTGGCCACTCCTTAGAAGAATTGAAGCTACTTCCTGGGTTTCATTCTTTAGCGCGGAATTTAATTCGGCTTCAGCCGGATGCGAAAGGGCAAGAGTCCATCGGGAACTGGCGAGATTCTCCCCCGGCACTCGGGTGGGGAAAATATCCCGCGGATATCAATGCTTTCTTGATCCCAAGAGCCTTGGCTGCGCTTGACGAAGTTTTTGATTTTCTGGGTCGAAATAACCCGCATGTGAGAGACAGACTCGAGGAAAAGAATTGGCCTAGCATAAGAGCGGCCTTGACGGAGCGAGCCATTCTTGGAAGTGCGCGGGACGCGTGGGCCACAGCCCACGAACATTTTCAGGTCCACCTAAGTAAGGAGGACGTGCGTCAGCGTCTTTCTCGGTATCTAGCCTGGGGGGGGCATTCATTTGAGGATCGACGCCGACTGGGTCGCCGTTTACTAGCGCCTGGGATAAGTGTCCAAGATTTTGTCGGCGGGGATGGGGATCCCTCTTGGCTGAAAAATGGGTTTTCGTTTACAGCGATCGCATTGGATGATAGGGTTCGCCCGGTTCCTATTGTCAATTCCGATGAGGTTTTTTCATTGGTGGATCAAAATCTTTCGATTTCGGACACGAGAAGGTTGTTGCAGTTTTGGACCCGCCCCTATCCTATTGGACTTGGGACTGAGGCAGGCCCATTAATTTCCCATCCTGTCTTAACAGATGATGAACATTTATGGCGATCATTGGACCAGAGATCTTATCATGGATCCGTTGTGTGGGGGTGGGTCACAGCCTCTCTTGGTTTGGGATGGGCACGTCAGTTAAAAGTGGCCGAAAAAGCATCTGATCGGGAAAAAATTCTTCAGATGTTTGGAGATTTTCTCTCGCTTCGAAACGTCTTGGGGCCCCTGGCTCTTTCCGAAGTTTGGACCTGGGCTTTGCAGGAAGATGGGGCAATGTTGCCGGTCGATCTCATTCATGGGAGCGAAGGCTCAAGGGCAGGGCAGCCCGCTGTTCCAATTCAATTGTGGAGTGCCAGTGCTTTCCCGCTTGATCCTTTGGTCCGAGAGGCTATGGGGATTTTACAAAGGAAGACGCGCACCCTTCGGACAGATCCAGAGAAAGACGGGGTATGGCAACGCCTCAATAAAAGGGTGCGGCTCCCTTCGCGGTTAATTGAAAAATGGCAGTTGCTGAAAGAAGACGCCCGGCTTTTTCGGGGGGATCGGCGCACGCGAATTCCTCGGTATCTTAAACTTCTGGAAGATATTTCTGCGCGGGGTCCTCCGGGTGGGATTCGAGTCGCTTTTCTTCATTATACGGCCCCTCCCCGTGTGAGTGGAGTTGATATCGTGATGACTGAGCAAGCCCGCTGGTTGGCTCGCATGGGAATTCACGTGCGTGTTGTGGCGGGAAATAGGTCCAATGAATTTGATTCAGTTCCTCGGTTAGATTTTGTTCCCCTTGAAGGATTAGCGAAAATGGAGGAAGGGGAAATCGCTCAACATTTGGAACGCGTTTTTGCACAAGAGGATATTGTGGTGCTTCATAACGTCATGTCGGTCCCTAACAATATTGCTTTGACCTCTTCGCTCCATCGCTATATGGCTAGGCATCCTGAAAAACATTTCATCATTTTTGTGCATAATGCCATGGAACGAGAAGAGCCCCACTATCCTTACAGCCTGATGAATCCGACGCTTGATTGGCCTCAGGTGACCTATGTCACCGTGAGTAAGGCCTATCGAGAAGTCATTTCTCAAAGTTACCCGCGGGCCCCTCCCTTTCAGGTCATCAATCCCGCCCTTTGGCCTTACAACCCGGATACATTATCGTCGGAGGCAGCGAGTGATTTTAGTCAACAAGGGCTTTTTAATCAAGACGTGGTGATGGTCCTTCCCACTCGCGTGGACTGGAATAAGGACATTCCTAAAGCGCTCCAAATTACAGAAGCGGTGGCCCGCCGGCGGCTTAAGACGAAACTGATTCTGATGATTCCAGGCGTAAGTTCTTTTGCAGAATTAGTAAAAGAGACTCGTGCGAATAGGGGAGTGGCCGCTGCGGATTGGCTTGAAAATTCTCTTCGACACGTTGTCGAAAGGCACGTGGTATTTCTGGATGCAACGAAAATTGAAGGTTTTCGTGAACATCGACAGTATGTGGTGGATGTCGTTGCCCTCTCTGACGTTTTGCTGATGCCGTCACGTATGGAATCTTTTGGGATGCCGGCAATAGAAGCTGCCGCGGTTCGTACCGTGGTGGCCGCCACAAGCCTGGACCCCCATCTCGAAACCCTGGGGAAGGGTGGGAGTCCATTGTTTTCCATTGAGGAAAGCCCGAAAGTTATTGCGGATCGTATTCTCGTGTATCTGGAACGCCACTCCCCTCGAGACCTCGGAACTCTTCAAAGAAAAGTAATTGAACGTTTTGAGTGGGATAGAGTCATGGCGGATCAGTTCGTTCCTGTTCTTGAAAGCGCTGTTCAGTCGCTACCTCGGATGGGGACGGCGATTAATTTTTTCCAAACGGGGGATGTGGTAAGGGCCTATGAGCAGGTCGACCATGCGTTTCATGCCCTGGCAAAGGCTCCTCATGCGTGGCAATCCATTGTGGGGGAGAAGGGAATGAAAGAGATTGGCGGCATCATCGAGCGCTACCGATCCAGGGATTTGATTGGTGAAACGCCGGAGTTGGCGCGTCTGAGAAGACTTTTTATTGAGCCAGCCTTGGCCTTATTGGCACAACGATTTTCGTCTGAAGAGGATAAAATTGCTGGATGGCTTGAAGAAATAAATCGTGTGATCGGTGCGGTTGATCTTCTCGTGGGGGATTCCCGTCACACGATTGCTTTAAATACTCTTGGCAATTTCCAGCGGGAGGCTGGTCGTTTGCAGGACTCTCGGGTTGCCTACGAAGAATCGAGGCGAATAGATCCTGTTAATCAGGACGCCTTATCCGGCCTGGGAATTTTGGACAGCCATAGTCGAGAAACCAAGAATGGGAATGGGGGGGGGGTGAATTATAACCGAGCAGGGGGAATGATGTTTTGGTTACGGGATTTATGGAACCGCTCGCTCCCTGAGTCCTGGCGGATGACAGAATTACAGTGGCATCAGTATGCATTTTTAACCGAAGGGGTCTTGTCATTGCTTTTTGGGGGTATTGTTTCGGTTGTTTGGGCCCTGTCGACTGGAGAATTGGCCCCCATCTCTTCTCTCTTTGAATATTCAGTTCTCGCTGGGTTTGCGGGTGGGCATTTGTTGGACCTGTTGGGACCCCATCGGGAGCGGGCTCTGCCTAACGTCAGAACAGCATTTTTTATAGTGGTGGTGAGCGTTATCCCATGGCTGGGAGGATTCTCTATCCAAAGCGCTCTCGTTTTTTTCTTTGTGACACACGCTGTAGTGAACACTATCCATCGAATATTTTTTCCCCGTGCTTTAATCTTTTTTGAATCTCTTTCAGAACCTGTCAACCAAGACCCGATTCTTACTCCCGGTAGCGCTGGGGTTCTCTATTCCGTGGCAGTCGCTGCGCATGACCGGCGTGAATTTGTTGAGATGGATGCTGTCCGGAACTTTAATGAATGGATGCCTCGTCCTGTTTCTTTGGATATCGAATCTATAGATTCCCGAGGGATTCGTGCCCTTCGTGAGGTGGGAGGGGGAATCCACCTTTCACGCGGAAAGGAAGAAATGAAAAACGCATTGGCCACACTCTTTTCTGAGGGGGATATTCCTCCCCCGGATATCGCCTCTGCTCTTCGAATTATAGGGGCGGTTGGATCAGGACAACGTTTGGTTGAGGGCAAGAGTCATTCCACTCCGGTGTTTTTACGGGTCCTTGCGGGCCCAGACCTTCCCAATCTAAATCGTTTACTTGAGGCCCAGGCAGAAGCCACCGCGTTGGCTGTGAAGCAAGGGGTGTCGACGCCTCAGCTCCTTTTGTCAGCGGGGGATGAAGAGGCTCAGGGCGTATTGGTCCGTTTGGGAGTTCTCCCTCAAGGTGTTTCGGTTCTGCCCTCTTCGAGGGGAACCTCGGGGACTGTATCCGCCCCCCTCTTGGACAACGGTTTCCGAATGTGGGAGAAAAACTTCCTTGGGGGGAAGGGCCCTCTGTTTTTGGTCGTTGGTCTCCCTCTGGGGTATCCCATTGCGGGGATGGGGGGCTTGGAAGAAAACTCAATCGTCAAGAACGCCCTCGAAACTTTATTCAGGCTTCTTGAAGAATTACGTCCAACTCCGGAAGATTTTTCTCTCTGGTTGGAAATGGCTGTTCTTGTTGCTCGCCAAGCGTAA